In Candidatus Aegiribacteria sp., the DNA window TCGAATGAATGCCCGTCAAGAACGGTCACATCTATATCGATTACAGCTTCCCAGCCATTTTCAACAATCCTGCCTCCGAACTCACGGACAAAACCTTCAACAATCAGATCCTCTCTCAGCATTGTCGCCTTCCTGAGAACCGCACCCCAGGCTTCAGTGGAAACCATATCCCGCATTAGAAGATCAGGTAGAAGCTCCATAGGGCGGCTGCTCCAGATATCGGTGGATGCCCTGTTAAGAGTTCCATCCTCAGCAAGTACGATCATTTCGACTCTCTGAAGAGCCTGTGTGGCAGAAAAATCCTTTATCTGAATGATGTAACTGGAAGATACATTCCATGATTCCCGGTGTTCGGGATCAACAGTCCATACAACTGCCGATGATGTTGGATCACCACCGATGGGAACATTTACTGTAATGCAGGCCGTGGAAACAAGCAGAATAAATACAATCAGAAACTTAACTGGCCTGGGTATCACCGCCAGACCCCCTCTCCTGTTGTCCGAATAAGCAATCCCGCAGGATCATTCCTGAGTGCTTCAAGAAAAGCGGACAGATTATCAAACATGTTTGTGCTCTCTACAAGCATTTCAT includes these proteins:
- a CDS encoding PqiC family protein, whose product is MIPRPVKFLIVFILLVSTACITVNVPIGGDPTSSAVVWTVDPEHRESWNVSSSYIIQIKDFSATQALQRVEMIVLAEDGTLNRASTDIWSSRPMELLPDLLMRDMVSTEAWGAVLRKATMLREDLIVEGFVREFGGRIVENGWEAVIDIDVTVLDGHSFDLVFQKNYNFHWVLSEPSYSELAEAMSVLIGIWSEEVTGDIWSSMLPIR